A DNA window from Solanum lycopersicum chromosome 3, SLM_r2.1 contains the following coding sequences:
- the LOC138347559 gene encoding uncharacterized protein: MNIKFHVDIDVDFDTYVHIDVHDNIHVDIHVNVHINIGVYIDVHFDIHVHIQVDVHVYVHIDIYINVHIHIDVSSDIYIYVYSNIVINIHFDIHIDIDIEVYINVDVDFHVDVQVDIHVDVDVDIYVNVDVDVYFDFDVDVDIDIDVHNDLYFDFNVHIYIDVDVHVHVNVYVDIMFTLIFTLMFTLIFLLTFIFHIHVDNDFHFQFDVYFDVDIDVNVGADIDFDVDVEIDIDVHADLYFDVDIHVHIYVEIDIHVYVNIYVDIEAQIDVHADFQIRRVINVCDEYVHETMLGII; encoded by the exons ATGAATATTAAATttcatgttgacattgacgttgattTTGATACTtatgttcacattgacgttcatgATAACATTCATGTTGACATTCACGTAAACGTTCACATTAACATTGGTgtttacattgacgttcactttgacattcatgTTCACATTCAAGTAGACGTGCACGTTtatgttcacattgacatttacattaatgttcacattcacattgacgtttCTTCTGACATTTACATTTACGTTTATTCTAACattgttattaatattcacTTTGACATCCACATTGATATTGACATTGAAGTTTACATTAACGTTGACGTTGACTTTCACGTTGATGTTCAAGTTGACATTcacgttgatgttgacgttgacatttatgttaacgttgacgttgatgtttattttgactttgatgttgatgttgacattgacattgatgttcacaATGACCTTTACTTTGACTTTAACGTTCacatttacattgatgttgacgTACACGTTCATGTTAACGTTTATGTTGACATAATGTTCACGCTGATTTTCACTTTGATGTTtacattaattttcttattgaCATTCatat TTCACATTCATGTTGACAATGACTTTCACTTTCAATTTGATGTTTACtttgatgttgacattgatgttaATGTTGGTGCTGATATTGactttgatgttgatgttgaaattgacattgatgttcatgCTGACCTTTATTTTGACGTTGACATTCATGTTCATATTTATGTTGAAATTGATATTCACGTTTACGTTaatatttatgttgacattgaAGCTCAAATTGACGTTCACGCTGACTTTCAG ATTAGGCGTGTAATAAATGtttgtgatgaatatgttcatgaaacTATGCTCGGAATTATATGA